The window CTTATCGTAGGGCAGATGCAGGTATGGCTTGAGCTTCTCCTTGATATAGTTGGCGTTGAGTACTGCCAGCTGGCTGGCCTTCTTCAGGTTCTCGCCACCCATGCTGAGGATGTAACTATATGCCCTGACCAACACGCCGTAGTTGCCGTGGTAACCGTGAACCCGGCCGATTGAATCAGGGTTGTCCCAATCAAGACGATAGCTGTTACCATCTTTTACCACATGGGGTATCGGCAGAAATTTTTTCAGCTCTTCGACCACACACACCGGGCCGGCGCCCGGCCCGCCACCGCCATGCGGGGTGGAGAAGGTCTTGTGCAGGTTGAGATGGATAACATCAACCCCACATTTTTTCACATCCACCACACCCATAACCGCATTCATATTGGCACCGTCACCATAGACCAGACCGCCCTTGGCATGAACGATCTCGGCAACTTCCCGGATATTGGTCTCAAAAAGCCCAAGGGTGTTGGGATTGGTGACCATGATGCCCGCAGTCTCCTCATCCATCAGCTCTTTTACCGTATCGATATCCAGTACTCCGTCAGCGCTGGATTTCACCGGCACCGGCTTATAGCCACAGAGCGCGGCAGAGGCCGGATTGGTGCCGTGAGCTGTATCTGGAATAAGGATCTTGGTACGTTTTGAACCTCTTGACTTATGATAGGCGTCGAATATCAGCATACCGGTCAGCTCACCCTGGGCTCCGGCTGAAGGCTGAAGGCTGGCAGCATCAAGGCCGGTGATATTGACCAGGTACTGCTGCAGATCATACATGATCTTCAGGGTTCCCTGCACATATCGATCATCCAGCATCGGGTGCGCTGCGGCAATGGCAGGGTTGGCCGCCTGCTTCTCGTTGATCTTCGGGTTGTACTTCATGGTGCACGACCCCAGGGGGTACATGCCACTGTCAACTCCGAAGTTCCACTGGGAGAGGCGGGTATAGTGGCGAACCACATCGACCTCGCTCAGATCGGGGAAATCGGGACCAGCGCCAACCAGGGCACTATCGAGCTCTGCTGCAGGCACATCGCAGGCCGGAATCGACATACCCTTGCGGCCTTTCTTACCCTTCTCCCAGAGCAGCGGTTCCTTAAAAATCAGACCAGTAGTACCGGGACCATTTACGGGTTCGTGTTTCATCGCGACACCTCCTGAATGACAGCATCGATATCTTCCCTGGTCACCGTCTCGGTGGCACAGAAGAGATAGCAGCCCTTGTATTGCGGATAATATTTACCGACATTGATGCCAGCGACAAAACCCCTTTCAAACAATTTTTCGTAGACTGGCTCAAAATCGAACGAAAAGCGAACCAGAAACTCATTGAAGGTCGGGGAGTCAAAGACAATCTCTGCTCCTGCTTTCTTCAACTCCGCTTTCAGGTACTCGGCCTTACTGTGATTGAGCCGGGCAAGCTCACGCAGACCGGTGCCGCCGAGGGTGGCCATGAACATACCCGCCATCATGGCACAGACTCCCTGGTTGGAGCAGATGTTGGAGGTGGCCTTCTCCCGTCTGATGTGCTGTTCACGGGTAGCAAGGGTTAAAACGAAACCGCGTTTGCCGTCACGGTCAACAGTCTCGCCAACGAGACGTCCCGGCATATTGCGGGTGAGTTTCTCGCGGCAGGCGAACATGCCAAGCCCGGGGCCTCCGAAAGAGCGATTCAGCCCCATGGACTGCCCTTCACCGCAAACAATATCGGCACCACATTCACCAGGATTTTTGATCAGGCCGAATGCCAGTGCCTCGGTAAAGGAAGCGATATAGATTGCATCAATTGCGTGAATTTTCTCGCCTGCTCCAGACAGATCTTCGATCACCCCAAGAAAGTTGGGTGACTGAATGGCGACTGCGGCAAGATCATCCACACCCTCCAGAAGACTCAGGTCGGTGCGACCGTCGTCACCAATCGGCAACTCGACAATCTCGAACTCCGTGGCCTGCAGGTAGGTCCTCACCACCTGGCGATGATGGGGGTGAATACCTTTGGAAACAGCGACCTTCTTCTTTTTCTTCTTGATCCTCAACCCCATCAGCAGTGCTTCAGCAAGCGATGCAGCCCCATCATAGATCGAGGCATTTGCCACATCCATGCCAAGCAGACGAGCAGTCAGGGTCTGATA of the Desulfosediminicola ganghwensis genome contains:
- the gcvPB gene encoding aminomethyl-transferring glycine dehydrogenase subunit GcvPB, producing MKHEPVNGPGTTGLIFKEPLLWEKGKKGRKGMSIPACDVPAAELDSALVGAGPDFPDLSEVDVVRHYTRLSQWNFGVDSGMYPLGSCTMKYNPKINEKQAANPAIAAAHPMLDDRYVQGTLKIMYDLQQYLVNITGLDAASLQPSAGAQGELTGMLIFDAYHKSRGSKRTKILIPDTAHGTNPASAALCGYKPVPVKSSADGVLDIDTVKELMDEETAGIMVTNPNTLGLFETNIREVAEIVHAKGGLVYGDGANMNAVMGVVDVKKCGVDVIHLNLHKTFSTPHGGGGPGAGPVCVVEELKKFLPIPHVVKDGNSYRLDWDNPDSIGRVHGYHGNYGVLVRAYSYILSMGGENLKKASQLAVLNANYIKEKLKPYLHLPYDKPCMHECVFSDSRQQELKITTLDIAKRLIDYGFHPPTVYFPLVVPGAIMIEPTETECKEDIDQFIESILHILEEAKTNPDLLHEAPTRTKLKRLDETLAARKPCLCG
- the gcvPA gene encoding aminomethyl-transferring glycine dehydrogenase subunit GcvPA, with amino-acid sequence MRYLPHTEEEISEMLTAVGKETLDDLFCTIPPDCRRDDEIALPQAMTEWQLDAHMTEIGNMLEVTPQHKVLVGAGSYHHYIPEMIRALASRSEFLTAYTPYQPEMAQGTLQGIYEYQTLTARLLGMDVANASIYDGAASLAEALLMGLRIKKKKKKVAVSKGIHPHHRQVVRTYLQATEFEIVELPIGDDGRTDLSLLEGVDDLAAVAIQSPNFLGVIEDLSGAGEKIHAIDAIYIASFTEALAFGLIKNPGECGADIVCGEGQSMGLNRSFGGPGLGMFACREKLTRNMPGRLVGETVDRDGKRGFVLTLATREQHIRREKATSNICSNQGVCAMMAGMFMATLGGTGLRELARLNHSKAEYLKAELKKAGAEIVFDSPTFNEFLVRFSFDFEPVYEKLFERGFVAGINVGKYYPQYKGCYLFCATETVTREDIDAVIQEVSR